One part of the Plasmodium yoelii strain 17X genome assembly, chromosome: 13 genome encodes these proteins:
- a CDS encoding fam-a protein has protein sequence MNKGYIKIIFSLLSMLICMSDNILASEDTPEVSALRKYSLRSKARRNAALRKLIPHNISPYELYEQNIHLLCTKSKEIKKATKLMDEAVTFLQKYATITRNFCLYNRFENDVFLYFSKYSNPDVGKLEFKIPVPDAYEDIINLLWNPNGIHNFCSDFVSGKFVRVYDPSLAIMQHRYINNAQSTQGYVYFLAKKVDVSEDKTIIAMASANINDRNPSNKKYKNEIVKSANSFKIDIDSEDDIRNGNLIKMFINLSGFVIKKEDTHIDITHIDSIECNCPNVPWWYIQRAKAIKMLDFSKLQQLFDAE, from the exons atgaaTAAAGGATACATTAAAATCATTTTTAGTCTTTTAAGCATGCTCATATGCATGAGCGATAATATCCTTGCAAGTGAAGATACCCCAGAGGTTTCTGCTCTACGGAAATATTCTTTGCGCAGTAAAGCTCGACGTAATGCTGCATTACGCAAACTTATTCCCCACAATATTTC TCCATATGAACTATATGAACAAAACATTCACCTATTGTGTACCAAAtctaaagaaataaaaaaagcaaCAAAACTTATGGACGAAGCTGTAACGTTTTTACAAAAGTATGCTACAATTACCAGgaatttttgtttatataacAGATTCGAAAATgatgtatttttatattttagtaAATATTCAAATCCAGACGTTGGAAAACTTGAATTTAAAATCCCTGTCCCAGATGCA TATGAAGACATAATAAACCTGTTATGGAATCCTAATGGCATCCATAATTTCTGTAGCGATTTTGTTAGTg GAAAATTCGTCCGTGTATATGATCCAAGTTTAGCAATAATGCAACACCGTTACATAAATAATGCTCAATCAACTCAAggatatgtttattttttagccAAAAAAGTTGAT GTATCAGAAGACAAAACTATAATTGCCATGGCTTcagcaaatataaatgatcgCAATCCTtccaataaaaaatataaaaacgaaATTGTAAAAAGCGCAAATTCATTCAAAATTGATATTGATTCTGAAGATGATATTAGAAATggaaatttaataaaaatgtttattaaCTTATCTGGATTTGTCATTAAAAAAGAAGACACACACATTGATATTACACACATCGACTCT atCGAATGTAATTGTCCTAATGTCCCTTGGTGGTATATTCAAAGGGCTAAAGCAATAAAAATGCTAGATTTTTCCA
- a CDS encoding fam-c protein, which translates to MNKIIFSLVCIVLYVILAVSIHCSEQKVYGVRSRIIRAIKKMNKSEEKNCIKFKCKAQLNNNNNKNEKCNKISDDYEGMERVFFCCCLIPKESD; encoded by the exons atgaataaaataatatttagtTTAGTTTGCATCGTTTTGTATGTCATTTTGGCTGTATCAATACATTGCTCCGAACAGAAA GTATATGGTGTAAGAAGCAGAATCATTCGTGctatcaaaaaaatgaacaaaagtgaggaaaaaaattgtataaaatttaaatgcaAAGcacaattaaataataacaataataaaaatgagaaaTGCAATAAAATCAGCGATGACTATGAAGGAATGGAGCGTGTTTTCTTTTGTTGTTGTCTTATACCTAAAGAATCTGATTAG
- a CDS encoding lysophospholipase, putative, translating into MEEVELNNEELRNKTCNLNADFKTGWFCNKNGSLLKTYEWLVKNAFGIILLIHGFKANSRINFMPLRYGTPYYSEDLGDDNSPYIYKNSWIEKFNQNGYSVYTLDLQGHGESQTFENFNGNFDSFDDLVDDVIQYMNHIQDEISNDNQMDDESHDIVTSEKKRLPMYIIGYSMGGNIALRILQLLNKEKEDRIKEWNSNNYKNGNTMLENFTNINEVDNDMNNYNDYDSDNSCASTSATTNTISSDKDEGFYNYLDKLNIKGCVSLSGMIRFKTMWDFGNNSFNYVYLPILKFLSHVANNIIISSEPRYKGFQCGPSAYNHNNYMNIDGPTLKSIYELLNATITLDSNINYMPKNIPLLFIHSQDDHICCCKGAISLYNKINVNNKKLHIVDRMGHFTTAARGNEDVFKKVIDWISNLRNNEDEKEDEIDYEKDYEIYDKKDFEIDFEIDYEKDYEIYDKKDFEIDFEIDYEKDYEIYDKKDFEIHDEKESVH; encoded by the coding sequence ATGGAAGAAGTTGAATTGAATAATGAGGAATTAAGGAATAAAACATGTAATTTAAATGCCGATTTCAAGACAGGTTGGTTCTGTAACAAAAATGGTTCACTTTTAAAAACATATGAGTGGCTTGTTAAAAATGCTTTCGGAATTATATTGTTAATACATGGATTCAAAGCTAATAGTCGAATAAATTTTATGCCATTAAGATATGGCACTCCATATTATAGTGAAGACTTAGGAGACGATAATAGTCcctatatttataaaaatagctGGATTGAAAAATTTAATCAAAATGGCTATTCAGTATATACACTAGACTTGCAAGGACATGGTGAATCACAAAcatttgaaaattttaatgGCAATTTTGATTCTTTTGATGATCTAGTTGATGatgtaatacaatatatGAATCACATTCAAGATGAAATCTCAAATGATAATCAAATGGATGATGAATCTCATGATATAGTAacaagtgaaaaaaaaagacttCCTATGTATATTATTGGGTATTCGATGGGAGGAAATATTGCTTTAAGAATATtacaattattaaataaagaaaaagaagacaGAATTAAGGAATGGAATTCAAATAACTATAAAAATGGTAACACCATGTTAGAAAATTTTACTAATATTAATGAAGTTGACAATGATAtgaataattataatgattaTGATTCCGATAATTCCTGTGCTAGTACCTCTGCTACGACAAATACTATTTCTAGTGATAAAGATGAAGGATTCTATAATtatttagataaattaaatattaaaggTTGCGTATCTTTATCTGGTATGATTAGATTTAAAACAATGTGGGATTTTGGAAACAATTCATttaattatgtttatttaccTATACTAAAATTTCTGTCTCATGTCgcgaataatataataatttcatCAGAACCCCGTTATAAAGGGTTTCAGTGTGGTCCTAGTGCATATAACCacaataattatatgaatattgATGGACCAACACTTAAATCTATTTATGAACTCTTAAATGCAACGATTACATTGGattctaatattaattatatgccaaaaaatattcctttattatttatacattcACAAGATGATCATATTTGTTGTTGTAAAGGGGCAATTTCgctatataataaaataaatgttaataacaaaaaattacATATTGTTGATCGTATGGGTCATTTTACAACGGCAGCGCGAGGAAATGAAgatgtttttaaaaaagttattGATTGGATTTCTAATTTAAGGAATAATGAAGATGAAAAAGAAGATGAAATAGACTATGAAAAAGattatgaaatatatgataaaaaagatTTTGAAATCGATTTTGAAATAGACTATGAAAAAGattatgaaatatatgataaaaaagatTTTGAAATCGATTTTGAAATAGACTATGAAAAAGattatgaaatatatgataaaaaagatTTTGAAATACATGATGAAAAAGAAAGTGTGCATTAA
- a CDS encoding PIR protein, fragment, with protein MYIMVQCTAQLNNVSTSFETIKNKFIGQTKHIHNLYNTTLPNIKNAFEEFSSFLKDTIDHISSHSKKVDVSNYSGDNKSVSDDTGDGTSSSNGSTTYKKHTPQTSSETSHNHYHQVIWNKLAH; from the exons atgtatataatggTTCAGT GCACGGCCCAACTAAATAATGTTTCGACTTCGTTTGAAACGATTAAGAATAAATTTATAGGTCAGACTAAACATAtccataatttatataatacaactttacctaatataaaaaatgcttTCGAAGAGTTTAGTAGTTTTTTAAAAGATACTATAGATCATATAAGTAGCCATTCTAAAAAAGTAGATGTCTCTAATTATTCAGGCGATAATAAATCTGTATCAGATGACACAGGGGATGGAACATCATCATCTAATGGATCAAcaacatataaaaaacatacaCCGCAAACCTCATCAGAAACGTCACATAATCACTACCATCAAGTTATATGGAACAAACTAGCACACTGA
- a CDS encoding fam-c protein has protein sequence MNKKMNKRIFSLVCIALYTLLTVSIYCSEQKVSGVGSRIIRAIKKMNKRKGKNGIEFKSKTQLNNNNNKNPKDKDKKNKKSVYYQMSGRYGYLGCCC, from the exons ATGAAtaagaaaatgaataaaagGATATTTAGTTTAGTTTGTATCGCCTTATATACCCTTTTGACTGTGTCAATATATTGTTCTGAACAAAAA GTATCTGGTGTAGGAAGTAGAATCATTCGTGctatcaaaaaaatgaacaaacgTAAGGGAAAAAATGGTATAGAATTTAAATCCAAAAcacaattaaataataacaataataaaaatccTAAAGataaagacaaaaaaaacaaaaaaagcgTTTACTACCAAATGTCGGGTCGTTATGGCTATTTGGGTTGTTGCTGTTGA
- a CDS encoding PIR protein, with protein MNVEVCRNFLLVKTKFPDELSNGEYQFKDEHFKKYCTNGCNNPLEKINAGCLYFFDEFFGTSSVFQSVAKNNINIVDYIIIWLSYMLSLKKNQSNEILSYFYKIYINGGNKYKTPITGVDGYYSNYNDIINKKIDLTKVDMRIISKLYDAFITLCNMYSDYNENTSNCTKCSQKAIKFVEQYEELKKDSTITNNNSYNQLLSTLLNDYNNLKNICSDTSSFPLIEKAQTSEVISSSSIANNLLIVLSIFGAISIFLGISYKYSLFGFWKRFKKQQIREKIKNIKKKMNQ; from the exons atgaatgtCGAAGTG TGTAGAAACTTCCTTTTAGTAAAGACGAAATTTCCTGATGAATTGAGTAATGGAGAGTATCAATTTAAAGATGAGCATTTCAAAAAGTATTGTACTAATGGTTGTAATAATCCtcttgaaaaaattaatgctggctgtttatatttttttgatgaaTTCTTTGGGACTTCTTCTGTGTTTCAGTCTGTCGCAAAAAATAacatcaatattgttgattacattatcatatggttaagttatatgttaagcCTCAAGAAAAATCAATCAAACGAAATtctaagttatttttataaaatatatataaatggtgGTAATAAGTATAAAACGCCTATAACTGGTGTTGATGGTTATTATAgtaattataatgatattataaataaaaaaatagatttGACGAAAGTGGATATGAGAATTAtttctaaattatatgatgcatttattACATTATGTAATATGTATAGTGATTATAATGAAAACACATCAAATTGCACAAAATGCTCGCAAAAAGCTATTAAATTTGTTGAGCAATATGAAGAACTCAAGAAAGATTCTACTATTACTAATAATAATTCCTACAATCAACTATTGTCTACTTtattaaatgattataataatttaaaaaatatatgtagcGATACTTCATCCTTTCCACTGATAGAAAAAGCACAAACTTCTGAAGTTatatcaagttcgtcgatagcaAACAACTTATTaatagttttatcgatatttggtgcaatatcaatttttttggggatttcttataag tattcgttatttggattttggaaacgatttaaaaaacaacaaataagagaaaaaataaaaaatataaagaagaaaatgaatcaataa
- a CDS encoding fam-b protein, with protein sequence MRVNILKYVLFSIVICSFEYAKNELYFVNDRGMYLERNVTNFRNNRILADADNQFDLNEFYQSILSLVNQFNDCNDDNKEITSIRNVIDSHIKKHKESNISLNFKNLDSKTKKKINKFRTELEEVKKELDNKMNSELEMQSIYDEQIVNKDENSYVSEHQDLEKLKNDKYNEVILSRSYKKFKITRKMKKEVTKFTMACLGFIVVVFSILIGPVYLMALFIPSAIPIYFFLWRVNKYSNKLKKILK encoded by the exons atgagagtcaatattttaaaatacgTTCTTTTTTCAATTGTTATTTGTTCTTTTGAATATGCCAAAAAT GAACTATACTTTGTAAATGACAGAGGGATGTACCTTGAAAGGAATGTAACAAATTTTAGAAATAATAGGATATTAGCAGATGCAGATAACCAATTTGatttaaatgaattttatcAATCAATTTTGAGTCTTGTAAATCAATTTAATGATTGTAATGATGATAACAAAGAAATAACATCCATTCGAAATGTTATAGATTCACATATAAAGAAGCATAAAGAAAGTAACATATCACTTAATTTCAAAAATTTAGATAgcaagacaaaaaaaaaaattaataaatttcgAACCGAATTAGAAGAAGTAAAAAAAGAGcttgataataaaatgaattctGAATTAGAAATGCAGTCGATATATGATGAACAAATAGTAAACAAAGATGAAAATAGTTATGTATCAGAACATCAAGACTTagaaaaattgaaaaatgataaatataatgaagtTATATTAAGTAGAAGTTATAAGAAATTCAAAATTACTCGaaagatgaaaaaagaaGTAACCAAATTCACCATGGCATGTTTGGGATTTATAGTAGTtgttttttcaatattaatagGGCCGGTGTATTTAATGGCACTATTTATACCGTCTGCGAttcctatatattttttcctttggagagttaataaatattccaataaattaaaaaaaatattaaaatga
- a CDS encoding PIR protein, translating to MTLKVCTELKEVDGYLPDNFNFEKDHKPDNIYNYYCKVNYIKWKRDCINVGQVVSAVTMLLLNKLFALNKNLESENKNNEYITYVMLWLSNKMKLLTKGSYGSVADFFVTFIKDSRNYKIYLDKINKNKKIMYLEIDRMRILYGLLKDLCNAIIKYNNDSSISDSSISDFSTFVNNWEKQYKQLVEKKKKVFEDEHYCNVLMTLQNAYQKFKQNNKIQKKLPEITEVENINYCKELCSKATSSSKVIHVEFRDILPEEKDLEEDKDILRYMDVFKNGFKTYSLYFYIFFTNNVNDLYKKALPTLKDLYCKFINFADITIGDMNEQLKKAIATYAPANCISEEKGPGDKPPSSQEDPPGPPEPSDPSDTSDPSKPPISKVQISTSHSSPDLSENGGSEKNDYKTSQISEPSPVMKPKVPVFEVAVNGTTEIGENPFNVYKKMGISILILLIPIALVIMYKYLPFGWRKKSKKKKKMKRAINMFDKNETTEGVINPTDRKKPMQIIINLSTQNKQGKKFINSSTPKKQDKKFINSYTPKKQDKKLTNSSTQKKQDKKLTNSSTPKKQDKKLTNSSTQKKQTKNFINSYTQKKQDKKLTKLSTPKKQDKNVINFVYWEKYPLLNIYKLMKADPVPFIILFLLFIFYVYKRKGDSLE from the exons ATGACTCTCAAAGTG TGTACAGAGTTAAAAGAAGTTGATGGATATTTGCctgataattttaatttcGAGAAGGATCATAAACctgataatatatacaattattattGTAAAGTTAACTATATAAAATGGAAAAGAGATTGTATAAATGTCGGTCAAGTAGTTAGTGCTGTTACTATGTTATTacttaataaattattcgcTCTGAATAAAAATCTAGAAtctgaaaataaaaataacgaaTATATCACGTATGTTATGCTATGGTTGagtaataaaatgaaactaCTTACAAAAGGGAGCTACGGAAGCGTGGCAGATTTTTTTGTCACGTTTATAAAAGATAGTAGaaactataaaatatatcttgataaaatcaataaaaacaaaaaaataatgtatctTGAAATTGATAGAATGCGTATACTTTATGGGTTACTTAAAGATCTGTGTAATgcaattattaaatataacaaCGATTCTTCAATTTCTGATTCTTCAATTTCCGATTTTTCAACTTTTGTTAACAATTGGGAAAAACAATACAAACAACTTgttgagaaaaaaaaaaaagtttttgAAGATGAGCATTATTGTAATGTATTGATGACTTTACAAAATGCTTATCAGaaatttaaacaaaataataaaatccAAAAAAAACTTCCAGAAATTACAGaggtagaaaatataaattattgtaaGGAATTATGTAGCAAAGCAACAAGTTCATCGAAAGTTATACATGTAGAGTTCCGAGATATATTGCCTGAAGAAAAAGATTTAGAGGAAGACAAAGATATCTTGAGATATATGgatgtttttaaaaatggaTTTAAAACGTatagtttatatttttatattttttttactaataATGTCAATGACTTATATAAAAAGGCGTTACCAACCTTAAAAGATCTTTActgtaaatttataaattttgcTGATATCACAATTGGTGATATGAATGAACAACTTAAAAAGGCAATAGCAACTTATGCACCAGCTAATTGTATATCTGAGGAAAAAGGCCCAGGGGATAAACCACCATCATCTCAAGAAGATCCACCTGGACCACCTGAACCATCTGACCCATCTGACACATCTGACCCATCTAAACCACCAATTTCTAAAGTACAAATTAGCACATCGCATTCGTCTCCGGATTTATCTGAAAATGGAGGTTCTGAAAAAAACGATTACAAAACATCTCAAATATCAGAACCAAGTCCAGTGATGAAACCAAAAGTTCCAGTATTCGAAGTAGCAGTAAATGGAACAACAGAAATAGGTGAGAATCCATTCAACGTATACAAGAAAATGGGAATTTCAATTCTAATTCTTTTAATACCCATTGCTTTAGTTATTATGTACAAG TATTTGCCATTTGGATGGAGAAAGAAAtcgaagaaaaaaaaaaagatgaaaagggctataaatatgtttgataaaaatgaaacaacAGAAGGAGTTATAAACCCAACTGATCGAAAAAAACCAAtgcaaataattataaatttatctaCTCAAAACAAACAGGGTAAAAAGTTTATAAATTCATCTACTCCAAAAAAACAGGATAAAAAgtttataaattcatatacTCCAAAAAAACAGGATAAAAAACTTACTAATTCGTCTactcaaaaaaaacaagatAAAAAACTTACTAATTCATCTACTCCAAAAAAACAGGATAAAAAACTTACAAATTCATCTACTCAAAAAAAGCAGactaaaaattttataaattcatatacTCAAAAAAAACAGGATAAAAAGCTTACCAAATTGTCTACTCCAAAAAAACAGGATAAAAACGTTATAAATTTCGTTTATTGGGAAAAATAtccattattaaatatatataaacttatGAAGGCCGATCCTGtaccatttattattttatttttgttgtttattttttatgtttataaaagaaaaggcGATTCTttagaataa
- a CDS encoding PIR protein, whose translation MEDDLACELFLEADKLLNGSIYLQKAINKSPEYREYCPNNKQCSTRAESIGALSVYLFTNFYNKESGYYEHFIMWLAHTLFKIAKKRNNENAHNITLSSAYDKYLDKSMGHLRQWDILNDVRGGKDPNLKHMSELYTLLNHICNTIADYKKYGATSRKLHKNSVNCLNQYRNLYRAFSGNASYLSLLEKLKKIYDDFRTAAIKNDIGKKNNIESRLLELTAIKKKESHSTKNFKTLDSNGPEDQLEDEKDPEIPKEKSTQEERTYHKNEGKNTEQSIKLQNTVVQTSNQRDKPSVSEGESKISGNEQEHSEKSQGLSIDPTKENLLLKTKDQTLQQELHPIQPKLQLESHNKENETLQKALSEIKPQSPPEAAAATTTTPSPSTAATTTPSPSTATTTPIIPSTEVSSQHPHHQQPKPPQQVQINQVIHEPIQPQHTMKNGIDSYFILNPDESNPNGSKDQLKHEKKPEIPKENSIQEVEKYPKTNENDNEQNTNLQNSVDQTSIQTKESSVSGSALKFSEKDTENNGKSQESSIEESQKENLIPKDQEQPPIKSQSDPQAESQDKEHVTQPASTQEKSLTSYETIKKITENGFLYDFYKLQISSFYKNLTDYGNRLYESASTSLTKGYSAFNNFANDLITQPNKINVTSQSVDNSIQPKGSGSDIPPSDNPPEKPSSSPTEFIDKKTKDERHEKKHEGEKQENKSEGQDQVSEAESKGQISETEGGTQEENPEDGIHETNPEDESHETNFEGENQEKEPEYKGKISENEEPIQISTPKESSEVFINITSNQEIGQLPSEIKVQRDISEIKVQNGIFGKGFPVNLFKESKLILYSFIVIAILVMLAIMYKCLGFGRRKKEKKKKKMKKVRKLCDENNTEKNQCNNYKLR comes from the exons atGGAGGACGATTTAGcg TGTGAGTTATTTCTTGAAGCTGATAAGCTTTTGAATGGTAGTATTTACTTACAGAAGGCAATTAACAAATCCCCAGAATACCGTGAATATTGCCCCAATAATAAACAATGCTCGACTAGGGCTGAGAGTATTGGTGCATTGAGCGTGTATTTATTTACGAATTTTTACAATAAAGAAAGCGGTTATTatgaacattttattatgtgGTTAGCTCATACTTTATTTAAGATAGccaaaaaaagaaacaatGAAAATGCCCATAATATTACTTTAAGTTCGGCTTATGACAAATATTTAGATAAATCTATGGGTCATCTTAGACAATGGGATATTTTAAATGATGTAAGGGGTGGGAAAGATCCTAATCTTAAGCACATGAGTGAATTGTATACGTTACTTAATcatatatgtaatacaattgcagattataaaaaatacgGTGCCACGAGTAGGAAGCTTCATAAAAATTCTGTAAATTGTCTTAATCAATATAGAAATCTTTACAGAGCGTTTTCTGGGAATGCTTCATATTTATCTCTAttggaaaaattaaaaaaaatatatgacgACTTTAGAACTGCTGCTATTAAGAATGATAttggtaaaaaaaataatatagaaagTCGTCTTCTAGAACTTAcagcaattaaaaaaaaagaatcaCATTCTACgaaaaattttaaaacattagACTCCAATGGTCCAGAGGATCAATTGGAAGATGAGAAGGACCCCGAAATTCCAAAGGAAAAGAGCACTCAAGAGGAGCGAACATATCATAAAAACGAAGGGAAAAATACTGAACAAAGCATCAAACTACAAAATACAGTGGTTCAAACATCAAACCAAAGAGATAAACCATCAGTTTCAGAAGGTGAATCAAAAATTTCAGGAAATGAACAAGAACATAGTGAAAAATCCCAAGGATTGTCTATAGATCCAACCAAAGAAAATTTATTACTGAAAACAAAAGATCAAACACTACAACAAGAACTACATCCAATACAACCAAAACTACAGCTAGAATCACACAATAAAGAGAATGAGACACTACAGAAAGCACTATCTGAAATAAAACCACAATCACCACCAGAAGCAGCAGCAGCAACAACAACAACACCATCACCATCGACAGCAGCAACAACAACACCATCACCATCAACAGCAACAACAACGCCTATAATACCATCAACAGAAGTGTCATCACAACATCCACACCATCAGCAACCGAAACCACCACAACAAGTACAAATAAATCAAGTAATACATGAACCAATACAACCACAACATACAATGAAAAATGGAATcgattcatattttatattaaaccCTGACGAATCTAACCCCAATGGTTCAAAGGATCAATTGAAACATGAGAAGAAACCCGAAATTCCAAAGGAAAACAGCATTCAAGAGGTAGAAAAATATCCTAAAACCAATGAGAATGATAATGAACAAAACACCAATCTACAAAATTCAGTGGATCAAACATCGATTCAAACAAAAGAATCATCAGTTTCAGGAAGTGCATTAAAATTTTCAGAAAAAGACACAGAAAATAATGGAAAATCCCAAGAAAGCTCTATAGAAGAATcacaaaaagaaaatttaatACCGAAAGATCAAGAACAACCTCCAATAAAATCACAATCAGATCCACAGGCAGAATCACAAGATAAAGAGCATGTGACACAACCTGCATCTACACAAGAAAAATCATTGACGAGCTATGAaaccataaaaaaaataacagaaAATGgatttttatatgatttcTATAAACTGCAGATTTCATCTTTTTATAAAAACCTTACTGATTATGGAAATCGTTTATATGAAAGTGCATCGACTAGCTTAACAAAAGGTTATTCtgcatttaataattttgctAATGATTTAATTACTCaaccaaataaaataaatgttacATCTCAATCAGTTGATAATAGCATTCAACCAAAAGGTTCGGGAAGTGATATACCTCCCTCTGATAATCCACCAGAAAAGCCCTCATCTTCACCGACAGAATTTATTGACAAAAAAACTAAAGATGAAAgacatgaaaaaaaacatgaagGTGAAAAACAAGAAAATAAATCTGAAGGTCAAGATCAAGTAAGTGAAGCTGAAAGTAAAGGGCAAATAAGTGAAACTGAAGGTGGAACCCAAGAAGAAAATCCTGAAGATGGAATCCACGAAACAAATCCTGAAGATGAAAGTCACGAAACAAATTTTGAAGGGGAAAACCAAGAAAAAGAACCTGAATATAAAGGCAAAATaagtgaaaatgaagaaCCAATACAAATTTCAACTCCTAAAGAATCCTCAGAGGTTTTTATCAATATAACATCTAATCAAGAAATTGGACAACTTCCTTCTGAAATCAAGGTACAAAGAGACATATCTGAAATAAAGGTACAAAATGGCATATTTGGAAAAGGATTTCCagtaaatttatttaaagaaagcaaattaattttatattcatttatagtTATTGCAATACTCGTTATGTTAGCAATTATGTATAAG TGTTTAGGATTTGGTCGGAgaaaaaaggagaaaaaaaaaaaaaaaatgaaaaaggtCAGAAAATTGtgtgatgaaaataataccGAAAAGAACCAATgcaataattataaattgaGGTGA